The Andrena cerasifolii isolate SP2316 chromosome 15, iyAndCera1_principal, whole genome shotgun sequence genome includes a window with the following:
- the Fer1 gene encoding 48 related 1 isoform X1, with protein MYSMDNIELDMMNRQYMYEAHSFLGNPAIPALPPHCGAPTTATLPSIPSQLASHPPGSTGSTSGSEIYLYDENSSDNESAYSSDQENHARERSQGSRRNGGSGKSPRQAVQQRQAANMRERRRMQNINDAFEGLRAHIPTLPYEKRLSKVDTLKLAIGYIKFLNELVRADAGNDPLTGNGGLSRCSGRDDSKKVIVRGSEGNPFIFHSLSWSRKTDISPNGTMYAKVWTPEDPRASKNSSTFE; from the exons ATGTATTCCATGGACAACATCGAGCTGGACATGATGAACCGCCAGTACATGTACGAGGCGCACAGCTTCCTCGGGAACCCGGCTATCCCGGCTTTGCCTCCGCACTGCGGGGCGCCTACGACGGCCACTCTTCCTTCCATCCCGTCGCAGTTGGCCTCTCATCCTCCTGGAAGCACGGGGAGCACCAGCGGCAGCGAGATTTACTTGTACGACGAGAACAGCAGCGACAATGAAAGTGCTTACAGCAGCGACCAGGAGAACCACGCCAGAGA AAGAAGTCAAGGCAGCAGACGCAACGGAGGGTCAGGGAAGAGCCCAAGGCAGGCGGTGCAGCAGAGGCAGGCTGCTAACATGAGGGAGAGGAGGCGCATGCAGAACATTAACGACGCCTTCGAGGGCCTCAGGGCCCACATACCAACCCTCCCTTACGAGAAGCGTTTGTCCAAAGTGGACACGTTGAAGCTGGCCATTGGGTACATCAAATTTCTAAACGAGCTGGTCAGAGCCGACGCTGGCAACGACCCGTTGACAGGGAACGGTGGCCTCTCCAGGTGTTCGGGCCGGGACGACTCGAAGAAGGTCATAGTTCGTG GCAGCGAAGGGAACCCTTTCATATTCCACTCCCTCTCCTGGTCCAGGAAGACAGACATATCACCCAACGGGACGATGTACGCCAAGGTCTGGACGCCAGAAGACCCGCGGGCGTCGAAGAACAGCTCGACGTTCGAGTGA
- the Fer1 gene encoding 48 related 1 isoform X2, with protein sequence MYSMDNIELDMMNRQYMYEAHSFLGNPAIPALPPHCGAPTTATLPSIPSQLASHPPGSTGSTSGSEIYLYDENSSDNESAYSSDQENHARERSQGSRRNGGSGKSPRQAVQQRQAANMRERRRMQNINDAFEGLRAHIPTLPYEKRLSKVDTLKLAIGYIKFLNELVRADAGNDPLTGNGGLSRCSGRDDSKKVIVRSEGNPFIFHSLSWSRKTDISPNGTMYAKVWTPEDPRASKNSSTFE encoded by the exons ATGTATTCCATGGACAACATCGAGCTGGACATGATGAACCGCCAGTACATGTACGAGGCGCACAGCTTCCTCGGGAACCCGGCTATCCCGGCTTTGCCTCCGCACTGCGGGGCGCCTACGACGGCCACTCTTCCTTCCATCCCGTCGCAGTTGGCCTCTCATCCTCCTGGAAGCACGGGGAGCACCAGCGGCAGCGAGATTTACTTGTACGACGAGAACAGCAGCGACAATGAAAGTGCTTACAGCAGCGACCAGGAGAACCACGCCAGAGA AAGAAGTCAAGGCAGCAGACGCAACGGAGGGTCAGGGAAGAGCCCAAGGCAGGCGGTGCAGCAGAGGCAGGCTGCTAACATGAGGGAGAGGAGGCGCATGCAGAACATTAACGACGCCTTCGAGGGCCTCAGGGCCCACATACCAACCCTCCCTTACGAGAAGCGTTTGTCCAAAGTGGACACGTTGAAGCTGGCCATTGGGTACATCAAATTTCTAAACGAGCTGGTCAGAGCCGACGCTGGCAACGACCCGTTGACAGGGAACGGTGGCCTCTCCAGGTGTTCGGGCCGGGACGACTCGAAGAAGGTCATAGTTC GCAGCGAAGGGAACCCTTTCATATTCCACTCCCTCTCCTGGTCCAGGAAGACAGACATATCACCCAACGGGACGATGTACGCCAAGGTCTGGACGCCAGAAGACCCGCGGGCGTCGAAGAACAGCTCGACGTTCGAGTGA